A part of Cannabis sativa cultivar Pink pepper isolate KNU-18-1 chromosome 6, ASM2916894v1, whole genome shotgun sequence genomic DNA contains:
- the LOC115695962 gene encoding cell division control protein 48 homolog B: MEDHTSSSSSSNTIDDHNGNNHWNAEEAIAGNAQALQALRELITFPTLYSRQARKLGLKWPRGLILYGPPGTGKTSLVRAVVQECGAHIIVISPHSVHKSHAGESEKFLREAFAEASSHAKSGKPSVIFIDEIDALCPRRDSRKEQDVRISSQLLILMDSNKSSVSHVVVVASTNRVDAIDPALRRSGRFDAEIEVTTPNEEERFQILKLYTKKIPMESSIDLKAIAASCNGFVGADLEALCREAAWSASKRSSDANEDDVKFRLTMEDWNHARSVVGPSITRGVTVEIPNVTWEDIGGLKDLKKKLQQAVEWPIKHSNAFTRFGISPMRGILLHGPPGCSKTTLAKAAAHAAQASFFSLSGAELFSMYVGDGEALLRNTFRRARLAAPSIIFFDEADVVAGKRGASSSSNSTVSERLLSTLLTEMDGLEEAKGILVLAATNRPYAIDDALMRPGRFDLVLYVPPPDLEARCEILQVHTRKMRISDDVDLSSIAEDTELFTGAELESLCREAGMVALREDISATVVCDHHFQTVKKSLKPALTKETVLSYSCFMKGSSGTVSNKFESNAEHKNKRHESLGIICAMKIGVLSLVFAVAMKYFLTSTGRTRYELATT; this comes from the exons ATGGAGGACCATACCTCATCTAGCAGCAGTAGCAACACCATCGACGACCACAATGGAAACAACCACTGGAATGCCGAAGAAGCCATAGCAGGCAACGCCCAAGCTCTTCAAGCTCTCAGAGAACTCATCACCTTCCCTACTCTCTATTCACGCCAAGCTCGAAAACTCGGTCtcaaa TGGCCTCGAGGTTTAATCCTCTACGGTCCTCCCGGCACTGGAAAG ACAAGCTTGGTCCGTGCAGTGGTTCAAGAATGTGGCGCCCATATAATTGTTATTAG TCCACATTCTGTTCACAAATCTCATGCTGGGGAAAGTGAAAAGTTTTTGAGAGAGGCATTTGCTGAGGCCTCATCTCATGCAAAGTCTGGAAAACCATCAGTTATCTTTATAGATGAAATAGATGCACTTTGTCCTCGTCGTGATTCTAG AAAAGAGCAGGATGTTCGCATTTCTTCCCAACTTTTGATATTGATGGACTCCAATAAGTCCTCAGTTTCACACGTTGTTGTAGTTGCATCAACTAACAG AGTGGATGCCATTGACCCTGCATTAAGAAGGTCAGGACGCTTTGATGCTGAAATAGAAGTTACAACACCGAATGAAGAGGAGCGTTTTCAAATTCTCAAG CTCTACACTAAGAAGATACCAATGGAGTCTAGCATTGACTTAAAAGCAATAGCTGCATCTTGCAATGGCTTTGTTGGGGCTGATCTAGAAGCCTTATGTCGTGAGGCTGCATGGTCTGCTAGTAAAAGGTCCTCTGATGCAAATGAAGATGATGTCAAATTTCGATTAACAATGGAAGACTGGAACCATGCAAGGTCTGTGGTTGGTCCAAGCATAACAAGAGGTGTGACCGTGGAGATCCCTAATGTGACATGGGAAGATATTGGAGGTTTGAAAGATTTGAAG AAAAAGCTCCAACAAGCTGTTGAATGGCCTATCAAACATTCTAATGCATTTACAAGGTTTGGAATATCACCTATGCGTGGAATTCTTCTGCATGGTCCCCCAGGATGTTCGAAAACAACACTCGCTAAAGCTGCAGCCCATGCTGCCCAAGCGTCTTTTTTTTCCTTGAG TGGTGCAGAATTATTTTCAATGTATGTTGGAGATGGTGAAGCTCTACTTCGCAATACATTCCGGAGGGCTCGCCTTGCAGCACCAAGTATAATCTTCTTTGATGAGGCTGATGTTGTTGCTGGGAAACG AGGTGCGAGTTCAAGCAGCAACAGTACAGTAAGTGAGAGGCTTCTATCTACTTTGCTGACCGAAATGGATGGTTTGGAAGAGGCTAAG GGAATTCTTGTGCTTGCTGCTACAAATCGTCCTTATGCAATCGATGATGCATTAATGCGCCCTGGGCGCTTTGATCTG GTGCTTTATGTACCACCACCGGATTTGGAAGCTCGATGTGAAATCCTTCAAGTACATACTCGAAAAATGAGAATATCAGATGATGTTGATCTATCAAGTATTGCAGAAGATACCGAGCTGTTCACAGGTGCTGAACTCGAGAGCTTGTGCAGGGAAGCTGGAATGGTAGCTCTCAGAGAAGACATATCTGCAACTGTTGTATGTGATCACCATTTCCAAACCGTGAAGAAATCTTTGAAGCCGGCATTAACAAAAGAAACAGTTTTATCCTACTCGTGTTTCATGAAGGGCTCGTCGGGGACAGTTTCTAACAAGTTTGAATCAAATGCAGAGCACAAGAACAAAAGACATGAGTCTTTAGGAATAATTTGTGCaatgaaaattggtgttttgaGTTTGGTATTTGCTGTTGCTATGAAATATTTTCTCACTAGTACGGGTCGTACTCGATATGAACTAGCAACTACATGA